The following is a genomic window from Mya arenaria isolate MELC-2E11 chromosome 4, ASM2691426v1.
TAAGTAAAATTGATTATATCATACTGGTGATCATTTTTCTCTATCAAATATACAAGGGCTGAAAAAAAGTTAAGTAAAGTTGATTATATCATACTGGTGATCATTTTTCTCTATCAAATATACATAAGAGTTTCTAACCAGTTAAATATTGGTTCTGTAAAGTTATCTTCAATGTTTTAATAccaatatttgatttaattatcTTGTAAACAAACCAGCTCTCATTTGCCTTCATCTTTACAAGTGAAATCATACAAATGGAAAACAGTAGCAACAATTTTACAATACTGGCGATGTACCTAAACCTGAcaacattttgaatgtattttattttactatatctccacaaatattttttaagtctttaaaaagaacaattaaaCTTGTTTCCGAATGATATGTAAGAGTACAACAACTAACTTTTCCTGAATGTTAACATACCAGTCTTcatattaggcctaaaaaaatacatttggttcgggtagcccgaccctacctacggaattgGCACAGAACCTACCGTTCTTATAGTcagtttgagaaaaaaaaaaaaaaaaaaaatttttttttttgaattgtttttcaatatgtactttaaaaccttaaatgctaatacagaagataactttaacaccattctccaatgatgaaaatgacattcttatacaaagcctaataaaaaaataaaaaaaagcctaccttccctacctatttttgaaaaagatgtaaccctaaccaaacaattttttaggccttattaaAACCCGCTATTAGAATATATACCGGGGTAAGCACACAAAACCCAGATTTTTAAGTCTGGgacctgtttcaataaaggtcttagttgtaaattaaaatcatcTTAGTGTCATagtatcattatttttctacatatttaagggcttccgttaaaggaagtttggaagtatattactccctagaaatgggttaaaacttcaaaaattgattccttggaagtacaaaaacttccataatttggAAGAAAACTTCCACGGTTGAAAGCTTGGAggttcaaaataacaaaaccttttgtcaatagtacttttatggtcacaattttaATCAGTTTAACTGTTTTGGGTAAAATGAATTCTTATAATATAAGTCTGTGAATTTGGAAAGTTaaagttgcaaattattttatttaaaatatacttgttaaaaaatagttaaaaatgaGATTGTATTCTGGTgacttaaacttccacatttcagtgtaaacttccaaaattgattgacAGGAAGTTTATACTTACAGTTTccaattcttaatggaagccctgcatATTTATGTGAATTGAACTTCAGCCAGTATTAAAAGTAAACACAAactaaggaaataaaaaaatcaatgtgttgccatttgtgacaTCGTAAATCTGTAGTCAGTCCCCTCGGGTCGGTCAAGTACTATTTTCAATCACTGTGTAGATGTAAGAAAAACTCATTTTATGACAGGGGATCAGTATTTACCAGCACTCATGTTGGTGTCATTACTATCTTCATGGTTTCTCATGTCCCCTGGGAATGACATGTTGGAATCATCGTTAAACTTGCTCAGTGACCCACTGTCTGAACCCTGAGACTGCCGTGTGGATTCATCAAGATTGATGTCTGGACTACCTGTAATTTGAACGTCGAGGTAAGAAAATACTTCAATgactttgttattgtttgctttGAAGATTTTGCACTCTTTTTATtcccaaataatattttccacaattaatacaactgttttaacataccaaaaaaagatgaagaaatgtcgaaaacaatggttttaatgaagaataccaagtttaatttgaaaaaaaggtgcaaaaaacacggtatttctaccgtaTGAGACTAGTAGATcaagtaaatcttttagcactcaccaatcatatttaaattttgcgtcttcaactattaaatacacggttacaatcttgttatcagcaattaatgtttttcataaatgcattatttagtacgtAGTTAAAAgattatcactcaaaatttatgtttgttatacatgtgtatgtattgattttgaatgagagaGTCACTTTAACTGGGCTTGAATGTTGCATCATTGTAACCAGATGACATAAAGATGTGAAGattgttatttaatgtatttacatcAAACATTTGCCTCCCTTTCCAAATATGTATACTTTATTGGGTCAATTAGCAGtgataaaaatcataaatgttatcagtaattatacATTACAAGGGTCATATATGCCAGATAGCTTATCAGACAGTTATTGGAAAAAGCCCAGATATTCAAGGTTTCTTATCTAACTTGGTCTCAGAATGAAATgggtttataataatatatatatgttataggaGATTAATTTTGAGTCGCAAGATaacaacaatgaaacatatttgtcaTAAGCTTGTGTGGTCTTCTGACCCaacttaattaatatatttaatggatttgttgatacatgtatatttttgttttgaatattttgctcAGAGCTACTGAATTTCTTGTAAATCATATCGAGGAAATCAATACCTACCCTGATTGCTGTCTTCTCCATTTGAGAGGTCCTTGGGCGCCCTTCCCACCCGGTTCTTTGAAGTGTGAGCCACCTTCTTCCCGAACATTTTTTGAGAGCTTGGTGTCGAGGCAGTAACTGAAATATTCATATAGAACTTTAATACTGATAACAGTTAACGCTCTACCaggtatttccatattattacaatgtatcttagTACAATTAACCTTAATTAATAAGAGAACAGTATTCACTTTAATCTTATATTGTTCAGTCTTCACAAATGTTGTAAAGTTAAATTAATAGAACATCACATTTgacatgtatattattaaactataacttagattaaacaaataaatactagCAAGGCTTTTGGTAATACCTATagcaaaatgaaattcataaaTTTCCTAACCAAGAAATCAATCAGCTCAtacaactttttaaatcatactaTAAAAAAAGTCATTCCAAAATGCCATCTAGCCTTATTATTAATGATGTTTAACCTGgaaatatatctataaaataaaagtgtagCAATTAAGTTGCAGTCACAGTGTAGACTTGTACCTGGGACCCACTTGAACACCTTCATGCTTGTATCTCCTATTGTGACCCATCGTTTctccctaaaatcaataaggaaataaactaaaataattctGAAACAATGTCTAGGTCATAAGTGAGAAAGTAAAGTTTACAtgtgataattatttttttggtctTTCAGAACAGTGTAAGAAAAGagacattaaaatacatgtacactaaaACAATACCGTAACAATATAGGtcaatgttaatgtaaatgttattAGTATGCAACTAAGGTATACATGACTGGAAGAGTGaacaggtaataatttatttttttctctttcagaACAGAGCGTCAGAAAAGAGACATATTACAAGTATCTAGCCCTAGATTGTCAAAAGTCACTTTAACagaaaacattctttatttatcaatataattatcaatgtcATGTTGTTTACTGAACAGTCgctaaaacatgttgttttgtataattatttatatattgatcaAATCATTTGAAACGTATTAAACAATTCAAGTTGTCAAAGAAATCTAACGCACTCCACAAATACCGAACTATGCAAGTCCATATTTTCTACAcatcaaaacatgttcaatacGCCATTTTCCTTACCATAATTTTGCACGTATTTCCTTCACATATAATCCGGAAATTCTCTTACCTGTAGGTCTAATACACTAACACCGATTGTAAACAAACACACGTGGTCAATTTGACAGGTACCAATAGTATCAGACTCACTGTCATATAAAGCGGCACATCAAAAAATTTAAGCCGACACAGCGAGCAGACAAAGCCAGTCGCGTTTATCGACTTACACCAATATAACACAAAATGTCTTACCAGGTTCTGACTTTATCAATAGCAGTGATGACTCTTTTGATGTCCTCTTTCGCTCTGCTGCGGGTTTCTGCGCGTATTGACCGAGAtaacatactttaaaatttgCGCTTTATAATCAAATAACTCGTTATGCAGCGTGTCGAAAATAGAAGAGATTATTGTCAGAAACGCCCGGATGTTAACACAGCGCGAGGTCTAGTCCAGCGTTCTGATTGGCTGATCGCAATATCACGACTGTGGTACGTTGTAAAATGGGAATGGAAGTTCGTGTGAAAATGCGAGTTTCAGTTTACACAGCACAGTTTattctgttatttatttatccatttattttattcttgaacatattttccattattttattttcgagTATCAAATACAGATGTACTGTATATTTCATGTAGATTAAAGAACTAAGTAAGCGTACATAACTGTAAATAACATCAGGGACTACATGTAGCTCTATGAGTGTACGTgatcattaatatttaattaattcattattgcTGTTTAAGTATCTTCCCCACTCCCTAATCACAGGAAtagaaacattataaatatgtgcTCAGTTTTATATCTACTTAAAGCtttttagaaaagaaaaaaatagttactTTCACTTTTTTCCGTCCATTAATTTGAGCTCTAAATATAGTAAGTACGGTACACAGCTGTTATATACATGAGGATACTCTCGGTTTCTAATTATAGTATAGGTAAAACCGAATCTGGTTTAATGATTAGGTAAAGGGTGATAATCCagtcaaaacgtgaaatccactcagaactcatttattttaaataataattattattattttatattggaaagtgcctcatgaaggaTTTATATTtcgaattttattgaaattggtcaaaaaatgaagaagtaagagcaatttttcggaaatcgaggtgaaatccatatttcgagaagtgaaatccactcagaactcatttattctaattaatatttattctttttttgtaaacttgttagaaagtgcctcataaggggtttatatttcaaattttatcgaAATTGGTTAAAAAATTAGAAGCAagtaaggccaaataaaaaaataggtctgtttcaggttacccgaccgaccatATTTTTTCCCaccgaccctaacctatttttccctgaaaaaaaagtgatttgggtacgaaaagcatttgttacgaaatgtatgtacgtaaagttgacaatattagagttgatatctgaatgtatttaccgtactttaccttagagttcggacaccttaaaataattaatttttcgctctgcgaattcatagaaaataatcatttttacatgtttatctacatgtatggtaaacctgccttattcttcatgtctgcattttaccacttattaatttatccatagttatcaatggttattacgcctataagtgtaactccttcatcaagttaattaaaatcccattcaaaactattttatacatgcattgaaatgaataaacaccttttatcggcttcagatcaaacagtcacattgtgtgacgtcacataactctcagttatacccacgaggatctcatggagagcatggatattgctatgcaggattaatgtttCTGAGTGGTGTTGtcgattgtaacttaagtattgcatttctaactttaattcatcacattaaatagttacctgtatcattgaatgtgttaatttttattattctattgatgttacaatgagtattactgtacgattattgcttcataaagtctatattaaaagtgtggtacaagtttcaaagtttattggcggatcgttttacaaacatgtcatgtctgtgttttcttaatctcttgattgtccttgtttgtttgtttttaatcctccataaaatatatcacacatccttttcaacaggcaataaatcgtttaggatgggtagtaactaactaACTTTTCAtagtgatgtatacggttaggtaatctagccaggcattgtaacgataaagatcaataatatttgtctgtgagacttagtaactgtaaaagttacaatcgatgtcctttgggtgtccgaaataataggtacctaaaataaattatttttgaaaataataatgg
Proteins encoded in this region:
- the LOC128229743 gene encoding B-cell CLL/lymphoma 7 protein family member A-like, whose product is MLSRSIRAETRSRAKEDIKRVITAIDKVRTWEKRWVTIGDTSMKVFKWVPVTASTPSSQKMFGKKVAHTSKNRVGRAPKDLSNGEDSNQGSPDINLDESTRQSQGSDSGSLSKFNDDSNMSFPGDMRNHEDSNDTNMSAALKLVRRDINGDESNDSSGMPSPAKKLSTDEKS